Part of the Kordiimonas pumila genome is shown below.
CCGCGCATAATATCCTCCTATAGTTTACGGCATTAAAAAACACCCGGCCAATAAATTGACCGGGTGTTTTTTGTTTAGTGTTCAGATTTGCTATTCTTAATTTATGTGGCTTCAGGTTTTATGGAGCTTCAGAAGCAGATTGTTCTGATTTTTCCGCTTCCAGCTTTGCCGCAGCTTCTGCTTCTGCGCGCTCCTGCTGCTCTTTTTCAAGCTTTATTTTTTCGGAGACAGCCTCTTTCATCTCCGCTTCTTTTTTAGCTCTTTCCGCTTTTTTATCAGCCTCAACCTTTGCCCACTCTTTCATTTTTTCGTCAAGATAAATGGAAAGGCCGGCGTTTGCACTTGCAAGGGCTCTCGCTTTTTTCGCCTTTGTAATAGCTGACGCAGTATAACCATCACCAGCCAGGGCTTCCGCATAATCTGTTAATATTAAGGGCGCATCGGGTAAAACCAGCTCAGCTTTTTCAAGAAACACTGCAGCTTTTCTATAATCCCCTTTTTCTAGATACGTACGCCCCATGGAGCTAAATACCTGTGCGTCCGAGGGCAGTAAGATAAGGGCTGCCTCAAAATCTTTAAGTGCATTATCAAACTGCTTACTTGCCAAATATGCCAACCCTCTATTTTTAAGAGCAGAGGCATATTCCGAATTATTTTCAAGTGCAGCATTATACGATTCTATAGCGGAGTCTAAATTACCCTGCAGATAATAAACAACCCCTATCAGGTTTGATGCAATGTTGTTTTCCGGCTCTATTTTTCTAATTTTAGAAACTGTTTCTTTCACCCCATCAAGATCATTCATGCTGAGTTGAACATTCGCAAGGAACATCAAGTTATCAATATTCTGAGGCTCTTTCTTGTAAAGGTCTTCTAAAAGCGCAACAGACTGTTTGATATCGCCAGACAAAAACCGTGAAAGTGCAATCTTTGTTTCAATAAGCCGAGCCCTTTGACCTGCCAGCTCTTCCGGCACATTAGCGCTTATTTCTTGGGCTTTCTCAAAATACTCAATGGCTTTACGAAGTTCCCCTTTTGCAGCCATTGCTGACGCCTGCAACAAATAAGCATCCTGATCAGGTTCTTCCACATCTAAAAGCGGTTTGAGTTTCAACATAGCTTGGTCTGCCATGCCGCGCTTTGTCAGACATTCAACCAGTTCAAGCCGTACCGTTCTATCACCCGGTATAGCTTCTAAAAACCGCTCAAGCGGCTTTATCGCGGTGCTACACTTATCCAATTCGTAGGAAACCATGCCGTAAACTCTGGCGGCAGGCAGATAGTTCTGAGTTAGTTCCCCCGTTAAAACAAGCAGCCTGTTTGCTTCGATGAAATCACCTTTTCTGGCCGCAATAAGTGCGGAATAATAGCGTGCCATACTATTGGTTTCATCTTCAGCATATACAATATCAAGCTGTTTTTCAGCCGCTTCAACGTTGTTTTCATCTATATGGATACTAGCAAGCGCAAGCCGGGCAGCAATATTGCTTTCGCGCACTTCCGCAGATTTCAGCAAATACTTTTTAGCCGTTTCCAAATCACCCTGATATCGTGCAACCATGCCTGCTGTATATAAAACGATCGGGTCTTCCGGCTGCAGGTCCATAGCCTTATCAGACATGTCTTTCGCATTATCCAAATTGCCCTGTTCAAATTCAAATAAGGCCATCCCGGCATAGCCGCGAAAATCGTCAGGGCTTTCGTCAATCGCAAGCTGAAAATACAGTACAGCCTTTTCATTATCTTTTTGAATTTTAGCAATATCACCTTGCAGAATATAGGCGTCGGTATAATCTTCCTTCCGCATATCCTTTGCGGAGAGAATTTTTTTAGCGGCTCCGATATCCCCTTGAAGGAAAAGCGCTTTTGCCTTTGGGATAAGCAGTTCAAGCGGATCAACACCAGCATCAATCAATTTTTCTATAGCAGCCTCAGCGCCAATACCGTCCAGGTTTTCCATACGGATACGAAGTAAAAGCTGATAATCCTCAACAGTGGAAACCTCAAGTTTCTGGCGTTCCAGCAATATAAATAGCGCATCATCATGCTTTCCTTCATCCACAAGGTCCGCAAGTTTTTCCACTTTATAGTTTTCATAATATTCAGGTTTTTTTGTTTCCACGTCGCTGTCTGAACAGCCTGCAAGAAACAGAGAAAGGCCAATAGCAGTATACTGTAATAATTTAACTTTGTGACGCGCGCGGTACATGAAAGCCATCCCCAAAAACTATAATAATTAGTTAACCTTACAATTCCAGCATTGCATGAAAAATCGAAATTGCAAGTGCTTGTTGATATGTGCTATTATATATTCAATTGTATTTAGAGCACATTATAAACGGACAGATATATGTTGTCGAATTTAGTGTGTTAGTATCGCCTGGAGTTGGCAATGACGAAAAAAATTATTAGCTCATTCTTTAACAAAAGCGCCATCAAACTTGTTGGCGTAGCCGTTATAAGCTTATTTGCGGCACACAGTGCTAGCGCAACCTACAATTATTATTATTGGCAAACACAGCAAGCGGCAGCAAACGACCCAGACACGGTCAATGGTAATTTGCAGCTTAGCCCAGGTGTTTATGACCCCTTTGTTATCGGCGAGAACATAGAATTCAATGCCTGCAGCACCACATTTGCTGGCTATTCTCTTTGTGATCTGCCGGATACATCAAAGTTTGTAATTCAGTGGCAAGCCAAAACGCTGGATGGTTCAGGCAATATTGTTCTCTATGATTCTGGTGTTTGTAACCCTTGGGGCGGCAGCAGCCAAACCGGTGCTTCTAGCGACAGCTGCCTTAACATAACAGTTCCCGGCAACACATCATCCAGCATCTTTACATCAAGTTCGTTTTACATCGGTATTCATATTGCCACACACGCAAATTATTATATTCCCCTGCCTAACGGCGAATGGGGTTATACTGGTAGTGGCGGCGGCCAATATGGCTGGATGTGGACAGGCATGTCTCTTGTTGAAAGCGCACCCGAATCAGGTGGCGGTGGCGGCGGTGAACCTTCACCTGTTTCCGAACCGCTTGCACTGCTTCTTATGGGCCCTGCCCTTGGCGCACTTGCCTTTAGAGAGCGTCGCCGCAAGCGTAAAACGTTGGCTCTCGCCTCAGCTTAACGGGCTCGCCTAAAACTAGACTACAAAAAAACGGGGCTAAATCAGCCCCGTTTTTTATTATGCTATCTTTATCAAGTTTAGCTTAGGCAAGCTGCGATTTAGCGATTGCCAGAAACTCATCAAGGCGTTTCTCTAGACGGTGATCAGAAACATCGATGCCTTTGGCTTCCATGTCGGCATGCACTTTACGCAGCACATCATCATCGCCTTCTTCTTCAAGGTCAGCTTTCACAACATCTTTTCCGTATGCGGCAACCGCATCACCCGAAAGGCCCAGCACTTCGGCCGCAAGCCACTCACCGAATAAACGGTTTCTGCGGGCACGCGCCTTAAACATCATTTCAGCATCATGTGCATATTTGTCTTCAAACGCTTTTTCACGGTCATTAAAAGTTGTCATCTTACTTATCCTTATAGCCCGGCTTGTTGCCTGATTCTTTTACAGAAATGGTGAAATACCATCTAAGTTTCAAGCGCGCCATCCAAATTCCTTGTTTTTTTACCCTGCTTTACGAAAAGATACAGCATTTTGTTACAGAAAGATTGTTCCTGCGCTATAGATCAGTTATGTATGCGCCGCATATCATAAATGTTCATTCCAGCGCCGAGGAAAAGACACCCATGTCCCGCCGCAATAAAATATACGAAGGCAAAGCCAAAGTTCTTTTTGAAGGACCAGAGCCAGGCACCATAATTCAATACTTTAAAGACGATGCAACCGCCTTTAATAACCAGAAAAAAGGCACGCTTTCTGGAAAGGGTGTTATTAATAACATCATTTCCGAGCATATTTTCAAAGCGCTTGGCGATATTGGGATACCAACCCACTTTATCGAGCGCCTGTCTATGCGCGAACAGCTTATAAAGGCTGTTGAAATTATTCCAGTTGAGGTCATTATCCGCAATATAGCTGCTGGTGGCATATGTGCACGCCTTGGACTAGAGGAAGGCACACCTTTGCCACGCCCGCTTGTGGAATTCTGCTATAAATCAGATGAACTCAATGATCCGCTGATCGCAGAAGAACATATCCTGACATTCGGCTGGGCTGACGAGTTGGAAATTGAAGAAATCACGCATTATGCTTTGCGGGTTAACGATTTTCTCTCCGGCCTGTTTTCAGGTATTGGCATCAAGCTTGTTGATTTTAAGCTTGAGTTTGGCCGCCTATATGAGGGTGATGATTACGCAACGGTTCTTGCCGATGAAATCAGCCCTGATGGTTGCCGCCTGTGGGATAGTAAAACGGGTGAAAAGCTTGATAAAGACCGCTTCCGCCGCGATCTTGGCGGCGAAATGGAAGCCTACCAAGAAGTTGCGCGTCGCCTTGGCATTCTCCCCAGTGCCGATGTAACCGAAATTGCAGACCATATTAAAAAGGATAGCTAAGCCGATGAAAGCCCGTATTCATGTGACTCTCAAGAACGGTGTTCTAGACCCACAAGGTAAAGCCATTGAACACGCGCTTTCAAATATGGGTTTTGGCGGCGTCGACGGCGCCCGCCAAGGCAAATATATTGAGCTTGACCTAAACGAAACAGATAAAACCAAAGCTGAAGCTGCGGTTGATGAAATGTGCCGCAAGCTGATCGCAAATACTGTGATTGAAAACTACAGCATCGAGCTGGAGTAAAGCCATGAAATCAGCTGTTATTGTCTTCCCCGGTTCCAACTGTGACCGGGACATGGCCGTTGCCATCGAAAAGGTGACCGGCGCAAAGCCCCTTATGGTATGGCATCAGGAAACTGATTTTGACAAAGTAGACTTTATTGCCCTGCCCGGCGGTTTTTCATACGGCGACTATCTCAGGTGCGGCGCTATGTCGGCGCGCTCTACCATTATGAAAGAAGTGGTAAAACGTGCAGAAGCTGGCACTCCGACCCTCGGTGTATGTAACGGTTTTCAGGTTCTGACAGAAGCTGGGGTTTTACCCGGCGCTCTGATGCGTAATGCCAACCTACATTTTGTTTGCCGCGATGTTGAACTGAGCGTCGAGACAACAGACAGCATTTTCACCAAAAGCTACACAGTAGGCAGCCCGATTACCGTGCCTGTCGCGCACCACGACGGCAATTATTTTGCCGACAGCGACACCCTAGACCGGCTTGAGGGTGAAGGTCAGGTTGCTTTCAAGTATGCAGCAGACGTAAACGGTGCCCAGCGCCGTATTGCAGGCGTGCTGAATAAAAAGAAAAACATTCTGGGCATGATGCCACACCCTGAGCGCATGATAGAACCAGCGCTTGGCGGGTCTGATGGCCGCTTATTATTCCAGTCTGTTTTAGAAAGTATCGGGTAAGGGGTATAGATAATGACCAACGTGAATGATGTGAAAATTACCCCTGAGCTTGTAAAAGAACACGGCCTGACGGTTGAGGAATATGAGCGCATCAAGGGCGCGCTTGGCCGCGAACCCAATATTACCGAACTTGGTATATATAGTGTGATGTGGTCTGAACATTGCTCTTATAAATCATCGCGGGTGCATCTTAAAAAGCTGCCAACCAAAGCCCCTTGGGTTATTTGTGGTCCGGGCGAAAATGCCGGTGTTATTGATATCGGCGACGGACAGGCTGCCATTTTTAAAATGGAAAGCCACAACCACCCTTCTTACATTGAACCATACCAAGGTGCTGCAACCGGTGTTGGCGGCATTCTGCGTGATGTGTTCACCATGGGTGCACGCCCTGTTGCCAACATGAACGCCCTTCGATTTGGTGAGCCATCTCACCCAAAAACGCGCCATTTAGTGTCTGGTGTTGTGGCGGGTATTGGCGGCTACGGTAACTGCGTGGGTGTACCAACAGTGGGCGGCGAAACCAACTTTGACCCGTCCTACAACGGCAATATTCTGGTCAATGCCATGACCGTTGGCATCGCTGACCAAGACAAAATTTTTTACTCAGCTGCGGCTGGCGTTGGTAACCCTGTTGTTTATGTCGGCTCTAAAACGGGCCGTGACGGTATTCACGGTGCGACAATGGCCTCTGCTGAATTCACCGAAGACAGTGAAGAAAAACGCCCTACTGTTCAAGTTGGGGACCCCTTCACCGAAAAGCTGCTGATCGAAGCCTGCCTTGAATTAATGGCAACAGATGCGATTATTGCCATTCAGGATATGGGGGCCGCTGGTCTCACGTCCTCAAGCGTTGAAATGGCATCAAAAGGCGGCGTTGGTTTTGAGCTGAATCTAGATAACGTGCCGCAGCGCGAAGAAAACATGACACCCTACGAAATGTGCCTGTCTGAAAGTCAGGAACGCATGCTAATGGTTTTAAAGCCGGGCCGCGAAGCCATGGCCAAAGCCATTTTCGAGAAATGGGAACTTGATTTTGCTGTGATCGGCGAAATTACCGACACTGGCAAACTAACCCTCACCTTCAAGGGTGAAACAGTGGGCGACATGCCAATTGACAGCCTTGTTGAAGATGCACCCCAGTATGAGCGCCCCTATAACATACCCCCTAAGCGCGAAACTGCCACAGTACCAGCCCCAACAGACCTTAATAAAGCTGTGCTGGACCTTATAGGCGGGCCAAACCTTTCATCCCGCCGCTGGATATGGGAACAGTATGACCATATGGTTATGGGCGATACAATCGCCCGCCCCGGCGGCGATGCGGCTGTTGTGCGGGTACACGGCACACCAAAAGCGCTGGCAATCAGCACCGATGTTACCCCACGTTACTGCTATGCAGACCCCCACGAAGGTGGCAAGCAAGCGGTAGCAGAGACATGGCGCAACATCACGGCAACCGGCGGCCTGCCGCTTGCCATCACCAACTGCCTGAACTTTGGCAACCCCGAGCGGCCTGATATTATGGGCCAGTTTGTTGGCTGCCTCGAGGGCATGGGTGAAGCCTGTATCGCGCTCGATTACCCGATCATATCTGGTAACGTATCACTCTATAACGAAACCAATGGCTCGGGCATTCTGCCCACCCCTGCCATTGGCGGCGTTGGTGTGATGAAAGACAGCAGTAAAATCGCAACCGTGTCTTTTAAGGAAGCGGGCGATACCATCTTGCTGATCGGCGAAACCAAAGATGAGCTTGGCGCAAGCTTGTACCAGAAAGAAATTCTGGGTAAAGACGAAGGCCTGCCACCTATTGTAGACCTGAAAGCAGAGCGCCGTAACGGCGACTTTATCCGCGCCCTTATTGAAAACGGCCAAATAACCACCTGTCACGATATTGCAGACGGCGGCCTGATTGCGGCTTTAAGTGATATGGCTATCGCAGGCGGTATCGGCGCCACCATCACTGTGGATGCAGCCTTGCCGCTTCATGTGCACCTGTTTAGTGAAACACAGGCCCGTTACCTTGTGGCCGCAGATGTGCAAACAGCAGAGGCTATTATCGAGGAAGCAAATGACGCTGGTATTCCTGTAAGTGTGCTTGGTACAACCGGCGGTACAAGGCTTACTGTTAATGCAAGTACGGTTGATATTGCGCTTACCGACCTTACAGACGCACACGAAGGCTGGTTCCCCCGCTTTATGGCGGCGGCTGAGTAAGCACCCATAAACACAGTAATACGAAAAAGGCGTCCTACCTGGCGCCTTTTTTTCTATGATTCTTGATAGGAAAAGAACTACCCTAACTATAATTCAAATAAACCAACCTACATGGAAAACGGACAGGCAGAGTCTACCGATTATCGTTTTTTCATGAGCTTTAATCAGCCAAATTTGGTGGCCCCCTCAAGATCAGCGCATCGTATTAGCCTGCTAGTTTCCACAGCCGCTTGGCGGTGTTTTACGGCTTTACGGTATTCAGCGTCTGTTACCATTTCCATAAAGGCGGCGGCATTTGGGTACCGTGCAATAAAGGCGATATCCCATGTTTCGTCTAGGGGGCCAATAAGTACACCCTCTGGCCTGCCACGCCAGATAATTGTACCGCCTACACGGGTAAAAACGGGACCACTTGCCTTGCCGTACGCCTTATAGGCGTCCGCCCCGCTCACTGAAGTGCCATCTTCATAAACCGCTGTTTCTTTTAGTTTAACAAGGTTGATCATATTAATAGGCGTATCCCGTGGCAGGGCCTTAAATGCCTCAAACTGTTCGCGCTCTGGGTCAATATAGCTCATTGCATTATCCTTTATTGTGTAGCCAGCGCAACACTGCCTGCACGGCACCGTCCGGCTTTTTTGCCCACATAAAATGGCCGGTAAACTCGCCCTGCTCGACTGATGTCAGTTGCACTGCCGTAAGAGTTGTTCCCGCCATAACGCTGCGCACTTTATGGAAGGCCGCAGTGCTCGCGAATGTGTCACCCGCCACCTCAATAGAAAGGAACCTGCCCTTATAAGCCGCCATTTTTGCCTCCAGCCCCGGGTACGGGCCAAAGTTATAGTCACCACCAACCGCCCAGTGCCGCCAATCCAGCATAAGTTGGCGAAATTCGCGTGCACCAAAACCAATTTTTTCACCCGGATAATAGCCTAAAAGCCATGTTACAGGCCTAATAACCGCACATAAATACCGGATAAGAAAACCTGATTTACCCTCATAGTATCGGTACGCCGGGAAAACACAGGCTATATGAAAAATACCCTCTATTCCCGCTGGTTGCAGGCCTGCGGCCATGCTCGCCATATGACCGCCAAGGCTGTGGCCCCCCATATAAAACGGAGTACCAATAAAACGCTCGTGTACCCATGCCCGAATGGTGGGTATATCTTCCTCCAGGTAATGCTGATAGCCAAAATCACAAGTGCGCGATGCCCTGTAGGGGCTATCACCGTGGCCGCGCTGCTCCATAAGCACAACCGCCACACCAGCTTCTGCAAGGCCCATTGCCGTACGGTCATAAAAACGAGCTTTTACGCCGAGCGCGGGAATAAACAGCACCACAGCAGTAGGTGCGTTTTGTGGCATATAAAGCGTGACCGGAATTTCCGCCCCGTTCTGCGCCTGTAAAATGTGCTTGTCCCTCACACACTACCCCTTTTTATTAAGTAGATTGCTCACCTGAAACTAGGCTGATGCTGGCGCAGGTCAACTCGCTAACTGCGAGCCAGCTTTTGTGCGGCAAGTGTTACCATACGGCGTTCAATACCGTCCCCTGAGCCTGTGAGCCACCAAACAGTATACAAAGCTGTCCCGTATATAGCTGCACCCTCTATCGCTACACAGACAAGCTGCACCCACGAAATAGGGCTAATCGCCTGTAGTAAAGGCAATGTTTCGTGCCAGAATAGCAGCATAACAGCGCAGGCAAACACAGATCGCAGCATTTGCCATGCTTCCTGCCCCCACCGAACACGCCCACCACGTACAAGCGCAAAATAACATGGTAAAACCATAATAACCGCGATAACAGACTTGGCAAAAACCGCGCCTTCAAGCCCGTCCCATACAAACCCTGCATACATGGCTGGCAGATAAATAAGTGTACGCGCCCAGCGCAGCACAGTGATGATACGAAGCTTACCGTCTGCAATCAGTACCTGATTAAAACTCGCCATGACGCTTTCTGCAATCATAAAGGGGGCTAGGTATTGCAGCAGAATGATAGCCTCTTCCCATTTGTCGCCCAAAAGTGTGCGAATAAGCGGGTCAGCCGCCATCACAAGGCCAGCCCCCACGGGCAAGCTAATTGCGATCATACTGCTGACGGCAGCCCCGTATGCCGCTGCAATCTTGTCTGGCGACTGTGACCTTAGCTTATGCAAGCCCGGCAGTACTGCCCGCCCAAGCGGTAATATCAGGTTACCGATGGGCAGCATAACAAGGTCTATCACCATTGAAAACACGCCAAGCTGCGCTGTTGTACCCACCTTGCCCAAAATAAGCCGGTCCGTGCGTTCTTCAACAAATGCGGCGATAGCCTCAATCGATAACCACTTGCACGCCAGCCATATATCACGCATCGCCTGCATGTCAGTTTTCAGACTTTGGCCATAACACATGATATGGCTAATAATAACCCGCAAACACGCGGCAACAGCCATACCGGCAATAAGCGCCCAGAAATCACGAAACCAGAATGCAAAAGCAATGCAGGCTATCGCACGCGCGACACCGACACTCACCTCAAAAGCAAAGTCTTTCGAAAACTCTAGATTGCGCTGGAACGCAACCACCCACGAGCTTGTAAGACCCTCAACAAAGGTAATGGCCGCAAAAACATAAAGCGCGCCCTCCAGTCTTGGTTCACCGAAATACGCGGCTAAATAGCGGGCTGATATAACCAAAACAAGCCCGGCAATAGCCCCTGCCAGCAACCGCATAATAAATGCCGCGCCGTAGTGTTTTGGCTGAATAGCCGGGAGCCGCACCAGCGCAACCCGTACAATAATTTCAAGGAGCAGTAACAAAACCGCCGAAGTTGACATCAAAAGAGCAACAAGGCCAAAATCTTCTTTTGTAATCAACCGCGCCAGAATGGCGATATTCACAAGGCCAAACAAGCGCACGATAAGGCGCATCGACAAGGTCCACAGCGCACCGTGGGCAACCTGGCGGCCAATATCTTCCTGTTCTGCTTGCACATCAGTCATCGCTATACCCTGCGCCCATTAAACAGCAGCCGCAATACTGGAATCCTGAGTATAAGATATTCATGAAGGGCGAGCGGCACCAAAAAGCCGGTCACACACACAATGAGAAACTTTATAAGCACCGGCAGTGATGTGCCCATCAACCCAATGGCCGCAAGAATGACAATCCCGTGGTGCAACAGGTAAACCGAATAAGAGGCATCTGATAAATACAGCCAAAGCTTTGATGGCCGGTCAAAAAACCGCGAAAATATAAAAAGTGTCAGATGCACAGACGCCAAGGCAAGTGCACCACCGTAAACATTAGTAACAGCCCGGCCCATAAAAGAATGAGGGTTGATTTCGGACAGGGTGAGTATCGCCGCAAACACCAGCAGCCATAACAGCCACCCATAGGTTAGAAAAGCAGCCCGCACCCTGACACTTTCTTTCAAGAGCATCCCTGCCAGAAAGAACAGGAAGTAATATAATACATGGTATAGAGAGCCAAAAAACCGCAGGCCTTCATACAGGTATGGCTTGAGATAAGCCGCCATAACCAAGGCTAAAAAGCCACCTAGAAAAAGCCCGCTAAAGCCCATAAATAAACAAAATTTTATCAGCCCATTACTGCTGTGCAGTTTTCTGTCGATAGAATGCACAAGCCGTATTACAGGCGCAAGAAAGGGCGCTACTAAAAAATAAAGCAGGATGTAAAACAGAAACCACAGGTGATAGATGTTTTCCCATAAGGAATTCCAGTCTATTGGCCATAATGTTACGTCCGTATAGCCCAGTGAATTTGTCATATAAACCCGGGGCACAATAATGAAGCCCCAAACCGCTAGTATGGGAAGTGCAATACGCGGCAAACGCTTTTGCAAGAATACAGCTACCCCGTACCGGTCTAGCGTTAGGCTACAGAAAAAACCAGAAATGAGGAAAAAAGTAGGCATTCTAAATTCATGAATAACAGCTGTTATCCAGTCAAAGGCCTGATGATTATCTGGGTCGTTTACCACCCAGCTTGTGGAAACCGCATATACATTTGCTGCATGCAAAACAACGCCCAACAGCATTAAAATACTGCGCGCAGGGTCCATATACAAAATGCGATTATTTTCCATATTACTTTAAATTTAACTCATAAAATATTGTTTTTAATATGTTTTTAAAACAATTATACCCTGCAAAATTCAAATGTATTCCATCATTTTCCCGCAAGTCTTTTGCCACGACACCTTCTACACAGCCAAGGCGGTTAATATCAACAAAGGTGCATAAACCGCGTTTCTCGCACATAGCAGCAAGGGTACTGTTAAGCGCCCTGACCTTATGATTAAAAGCCTCTGGTTCTGGCAGGCCAGCAGACTTTTGCAAAAGCACCTGCACAGAAGATAAGACAAGGGGTATGCCCTCTGGAATAAGCTCGAGTATTTGGTGAATGGTCGCGGCGACGGCACCTGCATCCCTGCCTGCCTTCAAGTCATTAAAACCAATTGCCAAAAAAACAGCCGCTGCCTGATCAACAGACTGATAGGCCTGCATCCGCGCAAGCGTTTGATCACTTTTTTCACCGCCAATACCCAGGTTTACGGCCCGGTTCGTAATATCGGATACATTCATGCCCGCAACAGAACTAGAGCCGATAAACAAAATCGCCCCCGGCTCAATATTGCCATCCAGCCGGTTATAGTGCGCTGTTGTGGTTTTATGATAACCCGCGCCGTCCCTTTCCACCTCTTTTGAAGCCGACACAAAAAGGCGCGCCAAAGCAAGCAGAATAAAAAGTGCGATACCAACTTTATAAAGTTTTTTCATTTTGGCTTTTC
Proteins encoded:
- a CDS encoding tetratricopeptide repeat protein, whose translation is MYRARHKVKLLQYTAIGLSLFLAGCSDSDVETKKPEYYENYKVEKLADLVDEGKHDDALFILLERQKLEVSTVEDYQLLLRIRMENLDGIGAEAAIEKLIDAGVDPLELLIPKAKALFLQGDIGAAKKILSAKDMRKEDYTDAYILQGDIAKIQKDNEKAVLYFQLAIDESPDDFRGYAGMALFEFEQGNLDNAKDMSDKAMDLQPEDPIVLYTAGMVARYQGDLETAKKYLLKSAEVRESNIAARLALASIHIDENNVEAAEKQLDIVYAEDETNSMARYYSALIAARKGDFIEANRLLVLTGELTQNYLPAARVYGMVSYELDKCSTAIKPLERFLEAIPGDRTVRLELVECLTKRGMADQAMLKLKPLLDVEEPDQDAYLLQASAMAAKGELRKAIEYFEKAQEISANVPEELAGQRARLIETKIALSRFLSGDIKQSVALLEDLYKKEPQNIDNLMFLANVQLSMNDLDGVKETVSKIRKIEPENNIASNLIGVVYYLQGNLDSAIESYNAALENNSEYASALKNRGLAYLASKQFDNALKDFEAALILLPSDAQVFSSMGRTYLEKGDYRKAAVFLEKAELVLPDAPLILTDYAEALAGDGYTASAITKAKKARALASANAGLSIYLDEKMKEWAKVEADKKAERAKKEAEMKEAVSEKIKLEKEQQERAEAEAAAKLEAEKSEQSASEAP
- a CDS encoding DUF1476 domain-containing protein, which translates into the protein MTTFNDREKAFEDKYAHDAEMMFKARARRNRLFGEWLAAEVLGLSGDAVAAYGKDVVKADLEEEGDDDVLRKVHADMEAKGIDVSDHRLEKRLDEFLAIAKSQLA
- the purC gene encoding phosphoribosylaminoimidazolesuccinocarboxamide synthase; the encoded protein is MSRRNKIYEGKAKVLFEGPEPGTIIQYFKDDATAFNNQKKGTLSGKGVINNIISEHIFKALGDIGIPTHFIERLSMREQLIKAVEIIPVEVIIRNIAAGGICARLGLEEGTPLPRPLVEFCYKSDELNDPLIAEEHILTFGWADELEIEEITHYALRVNDFLSGLFSGIGIKLVDFKLEFGRLYEGDDYATVLADEISPDGCRLWDSKTGEKLDKDRFRRDLGGEMEAYQEVARRLGILPSADVTEIADHIKKDS
- the purS gene encoding phosphoribosylformylglycinamidine synthase subunit PurS — translated: MKARIHVTLKNGVLDPQGKAIEHALSNMGFGGVDGARQGKYIELDLNETDKTKAEAAVDEMCRKLIANTVIENYSIELE
- the purQ gene encoding phosphoribosylformylglycinamidine synthase subunit PurQ, with the protein product MKSAVIVFPGSNCDRDMAVAIEKVTGAKPLMVWHQETDFDKVDFIALPGGFSYGDYLRCGAMSARSTIMKEVVKRAEAGTPTLGVCNGFQVLTEAGVLPGALMRNANLHFVCRDVELSVETTDSIFTKSYTVGSPITVPVAHHDGNYFADSDTLDRLEGEGQVAFKYAADVNGAQRRIAGVLNKKKNILGMMPHPERMIEPALGGSDGRLLFQSVLESIG
- the purL gene encoding phosphoribosylformylglycinamidine synthase subunit PurL; this encodes MTNVNDVKITPELVKEHGLTVEEYERIKGALGREPNITELGIYSVMWSEHCSYKSSRVHLKKLPTKAPWVICGPGENAGVIDIGDGQAAIFKMESHNHPSYIEPYQGAATGVGGILRDVFTMGARPVANMNALRFGEPSHPKTRHLVSGVVAGIGGYGNCVGVPTVGGETNFDPSYNGNILVNAMTVGIADQDKIFYSAAAGVGNPVVYVGSKTGRDGIHGATMASAEFTEDSEEKRPTVQVGDPFTEKLLIEACLELMATDAIIAIQDMGAAGLTSSSVEMASKGGVGFELNLDNVPQREENMTPYEMCLSESQERMLMVLKPGREAMAKAIFEKWELDFAVIGEITDTGKLTLTFKGETVGDMPIDSLVEDAPQYERPYNIPPKRETATVPAPTDLNKAVLDLIGGPNLSSRRWIWEQYDHMVMGDTIARPGGDAAVVRVHGTPKALAISTDVTPRYCYADPHEGGKQAVAETWRNITATGGLPLAITNCLNFGNPERPDIMGQFVGCLEGMGEACIALDYPIISGNVSLYNETNGSGILPTPAIGGVGVMKDSSKIATVSFKEAGDTILLIGETKDELGASLYQKEILGKDEGLPPIVDLKAERRNGDFIRALIENGQITTCHDIADGGLIAALSDMAIAGGIGATITVDAALPLHVHLFSETQARYLVAADVQTAEAIIEEANDAGIPVSVLGTTGGTRLTVNASTVDIALTDLTDAHEGWFPRFMAAAE
- a CDS encoding DUF1330 domain-containing protein codes for the protein MSYIDPEREQFEAFKALPRDTPINMINLVKLKETAVYEDGTSVSGADAYKAYGKASGPVFTRVGGTIIWRGRPEGVLIGPLDETWDIAFIARYPNAAAFMEMVTDAEYRKAVKHRQAAVETSRLIRCADLEGATKFG
- a CDS encoding alpha/beta hydrolase family protein; translation: MRDKHILQAQNGAEIPVTLYMPQNAPTAVVLFIPALGVKARFYDRTAMGLAEAGVAVVLMEQRGHGDSPYRASRTCDFGYQHYLEEDIPTIRAWVHERFIGTPFYMGGHSLGGHMASMAAGLQPAGIEGIFHIACVFPAYRYYEGKSGFLIRYLCAVIRPVTWLLGYYPGEKIGFGAREFRQLMLDWRHWAVGGDYNFGPYPGLEAKMAAYKGRFLSIEVAGDTFASTAAFHKVRSVMAGTTLTAVQLTSVEQGEFTGHFMWAKKPDGAVQAVLRWLHNKG